A single genomic interval of Lathyrus oleraceus cultivar Zhongwan6 chromosome 7, CAAS_Psat_ZW6_1.0, whole genome shotgun sequence harbors:
- the LOC127107244 gene encoding GDSL esterase/lipase At1g29670 — MDCEIKLCLVIIFLFSSATNCVFGEPQVPCLFIFGDSLSDSGNNNDESTDAKVNYKPYGIDFPSGPTGRFTNGRTSVDILGDLLGFDHYIPPYANTNGADIVQGVNYASGAAGIRNETGTHLGQDISMGMQLEHHRDIVSQIAKKVGSEEVQQHLNKCLYYVNIGSNDYLNNYFLPEYYPSNGKYNADQYAVALVEEHSTYLKALHDLGARKFSLIGLGTIGCVPHEMIRHGKKLCVEEESKAALLFNDKLKALVDRFNEELPDAKFIFINTAIMKDDSLKFDMMNLICCKVGSNGQCIPNEEPCKDRKMHPFFDEFHPTEVLNNATANMAYSSPDPAFVYPMDISHLVKL, encoded by the exons ATGGATTGTGAGATTAAATTATGTCTGGTAATTATTTTTTTGTTCTCCAGTGCAACGAATTGTGTTTTTGGAGAGCCCCAAGTACCTTGTCTTTTCATTTTTGGAGATTCTTTATCAGATAGTGGAAATAACAATGACGAATCTACCGATGCTAAAGTTAATTACAAACCTTATGGGATTGATTTTCCTTCTGGTCCTACTGGAAGATTTACCAATGGCAGAACTTCTGTGGATATACTCG GTGATCTTTTGGGATTTGACCATTACATTCCACCCTATGCAAATACCAATGGTGCAGACATTGTTCAAGGTGTTAATTATGCATCTGGTGCAGCAGGAATCCGCAATGAGACCGGAACACATTTG GGTCAAGATATCAGCATGGGAATGCAGTTAGAACATCACAGAGATATTGTTTCTCAGATTGCTAAGAAAGTTGGGAGTGAGGAAGTGCAACAACACCTTAATAAGTGCTTATATTATGTGAATATAGGAAGCAATGATTACCTTAACAATTACTTCCTGCCAGAATATTATCCATCTAATGGAAAGTATAATGCTGACCAATATGCTGTAGCGCTTGTCGAAGAACATTCAACTTATTTAAAGGCATTGCATGATCTTGGAGCAAGAAAGTTTTCTCTGATTGGATTGGGGACTATAGGTTGCGTTCCACATGAAATGATTAGACATGGGAAAAAATTGTGTGTTGAAGAGGAGAGTAAAGCAGCACTACTTTTCAATGACAAACTTAAAGCCCTTGTCGACCGTTTCAATGAAGAATTACCTGATGCAAAGTTCATCTTCATTAACACTGCTATCATGAAAGATGATAGCCTAAAGTTTG ATATGATGAATTTGATATGTTGCAAAGTGGGGTCAAATGGGCAGTGTATTCCTAATGAGGAACCATGCAAGGATAGAAAGATGCATCCATTTTTTGATGAATTTCATCCAACTGAGGTGCTCAACAATGCCACTGCAAATATGGCTTATAGTTCTCCTGATCCAGCCTTTGTGTACCCAATGGATATCAGTCATCTTGTTAAGTTGTAA